In the Mauremys mutica isolate MM-2020 ecotype Southern chromosome 13, ASM2049712v1, whole genome shotgun sequence genome, one interval contains:
- the LOC123347782 gene encoding olfactory receptor 6B1-like — protein MSYDRYLAICKPLHYATLMNGRFCCQLAAGSWINGCLAIAIITCLMLQLNFCGPNEIDHFFCESTQIINLCCTDTYLIELVITILVILFTLPPFALTVVSYVCIISTILTIPSTTGRQKTFSTCSSHLIVVTIFYGTLMIVYLLPKTNTLRDLNKVFSIFYTILTPMTNPFIYSLRNKKVKEALRKIVCKCADFRRIPN, from the coding sequence ATGTCTTACgatcggtatttagcgatatgcAAACCTTTGCACTATGCAACGCTTATGAATGGCAGATTCTGCTGCCAGCTAGCAGCTGGGTCATGGATAAATGGATGTCTGGCTATTGCCATCATAACATGCCTTATGTTACAACTAAATTTCTGTGGTCCCAATGAAATTGATCATTTCTTCTGTGAATCCACACAAATAATCAATCTCTGCTGTACTGACACCTACCTGATAGAGCTTGTCATTACAATTCTGGTTATTCTATTCACCCTGCCTCCATTTGCATTAACCGTGGTGTCCTACGTTTGTATCATCTCCACTATCCTGACCATCCCTTCCACCACTGGCAGGCAGAAGacattttccacctgctcctcgcacctcattgtggtgacaatCTTCTACGGGACGCTAATGATCGTGTATCTGCTGCCCAAAACCAACACACTCAGAGACCTCAACAAAGTGTTCTCTATCTTCTATACAATCCTGACCCCTATGACCAATCCCTTCAtatacagcctgaggaacaaaaAGGTGAAGGAGGCGCTGAGAAAAATTGTCTGTAAATGTGCAGATTTTAGAAGAATTCCTAACTGA